One window of Oncorhynchus masou masou isolate Uvic2021 chromosome 28, UVic_Omas_1.1, whole genome shotgun sequence genomic DNA carries:
- the LOC135518098 gene encoding betaine--homocysteine S-methyltransferase 1-like, translated as MAPAGAKRNILERLDAGEIVIGDGGFVFALEKRGYVKAGPWTPEAAAEHPEAVRQLHREFLRSGSNVMQTFTFYASDDKLENRGNAQRFTGAQINEAACDLAREVANEGDAMVAGGVSQTPSYLSCKSEAEVKGIFKRQLNVFVKKNVDFMIAEYFEHVEEAEWAVQVLKTSGKPVCASLCIGPDGDLNGVSPGDCAVRLVKAGANIVGINCHFDPMTCVKTVKMMKEGVERAGLKAHYMVQPLAYHTPDCNCQGFIDLPEFPFGLEPRILTRWDMHKYAREAFNVGIRFIGGCCGFEPYHIRAVAEELATERGYLPAASVKHGNWGAGLEMHTKPWVRARARRDYWEKLKPASGRPKCPAMSTPDSWGVTKGHADLMQHKEATSLDELKPLFEKAKASH; from the exons ATGGCACCCGCTGGAGCTAAGAGG AACATTCTGGAGCGCCTGGATGCAGGCGAAATTGTCATCGGGGATGGGGGCTTCGTATTCGCTCTGGAGAAAAGGGGATACGTGAAGGCGGGTCCCTGGACTCCTGAGGCCGCCGCAGAGCATCCTGAGGCTG TGCGACAGCTGCACCGTGAGTTCCTGCGGTCGGGGTCAAATGTCATGCAGACCTTCACCTTCTACGCCAGTGACGATAAGCTGGAGAACAGGGGTAATGCTCAGCGCTTCACA GGTGCGCAAATCAACGAGGCTGCCTGTGACCTGGCCAGAGAGGTGGCCAATGAGGGTGACGCGATGGTGGCAGGTGGGGTCTCCCAGACCCCCTCATACCTGAGCTGCAAGAGCGAGGCTGAGGTCAAGGGTATCTTCAAGAGGCAGCTCAATGTCTTTGTCAAGAAGAATGTGGATTTCATGATTGCAGAG tACTTTGAGCATGTGGAGGAGGCAGAGTGGGCCGTGCAGGTGCTGAAAACCTCCGGGAAGCCAGTATGTGCCTCCCTGTGCATCGGCCCAGATGGAGACCTCAACGGTGTCAGCCCTGGGGATTGTGCTGTCAGGCTGGTCAAAGCTG GAGCCAATATTGTTGGCATCAACTGCCACTTTGACCCCATGACCTGTGTGAAGACTGTGAAGATGATgaaagagggagtggagagggcaGGGCTGAAGGCCCACTACATGGTGCAGCCTCTGGCCTACCACACGCCTGACTGCAACTGCCAGGGATTCATCGATCTGCCAGAATTCCCCTTCg GTCTGGAGCCCAGGATTCTGACCAGGTGGGACATGCACAAGTACGCCAGAGAGGCCTTCAACGTTGGCATCCGTTTCATCGGTGGCTGCTGCGGCTTCGAGCCCTACCACATCAGGGCTGTGGCTGAGGAGCTGGCCACAGAGAGAGGCTACCTGCCCGCTGCCTCCGTCAAGCACGGCAACTGGGGTGCTGGCTTGGAGATGCACACCAAGCCCTGGGTCCGCGCCAG GGCCCGCCGTGACTACTGGGAGAAGCTGAAGCCAGCATCTGGCCGTCCCAAGTGTCCCGCCATGTCCACCCCTGACAGCTGGGGTGTCACCAAAGGCCATGCTGACCTGATGCAGCACAAGGAGGCCACCAGCCTGGACGAGCTCAAGCCCCTGTTTGAGAAGGCAAAGGCCAGCCACTGA